The following are from one region of the Natronosporangium hydrolyticum genome:
- a CDS encoding rhomboid family intramembrane serine protease, giving the protein MGELSRPDDGPLRFGTEAFYATIGRAFVVMCAVVPVLFLIAVLDWATPGYSFAAAHGIRPRDLTGLDGVLFAPLLHGSFLHVTANSVPLILLGTFVLAGGLRRTLWSTLVIMAVSGVGVWLLGNLFFVSDALRDANPVHVGASGVVFGFLGLLLTRGVVERSWWNAAVGVLIGVLYGWQLQGALPGQQGISWEGHLFGFLGGVAAAIIFRQRRRPAPPDPFGPGGGLPPDFRLPR; this is encoded by the coding sequence ATGGGCGAACTCTCCCGACCGGACGATGGTCCGCTTCGGTTCGGTACCGAAGCCTTCTACGCCACCATCGGCCGCGCGTTCGTGGTGATGTGCGCCGTGGTGCCGGTGCTGTTCCTGATCGCGGTGCTGGACTGGGCGACGCCCGGCTACTCCTTCGCCGCCGCCCACGGCATCCGGCCGCGCGACCTCACCGGGTTGGACGGGGTTCTGTTCGCGCCGCTGCTGCATGGCAGCTTCCTGCACGTCACCGCCAATAGCGTGCCGCTGATCCTGCTCGGCACCTTCGTGCTCGCCGGCGGACTGCGCCGGACCCTGTGGTCCACGCTGGTGATCATGGCGGTCTCCGGGGTCGGCGTCTGGCTGCTGGGCAACCTCTTCTTCGTCAGCGACGCGCTGCGGGACGCGAATCCGGTGCACGTCGGCGCCAGCGGCGTGGTCTTCGGCTTCCTCGGGCTCCTACTCACCCGCGGCGTGGTCGAGCGCAGCTGGTGGAACGCGGCGGTCGGGGTGCTGATCGGCGTGCTCTACGGCTGGCAGCTGCAGGGCGCGCTCCCCGGCCAACAGGGCATCTCCTGGGAGGGGCACCTGTTCGGCTTCCTCGGCGGTGTCGCCGCCGCGATCATCTTCCGGCAGCGTCGGCGGCCGGCGCCGCCCGACCCGTTCGGCCCCGGCGGCGGCCTGCCACCGGACTTCCGACTTCCCCGCTGA
- a CDS encoding NAD(P)/FAD-dependent oxidoreductase — MRDVDMAIVGAGPTGLFAAYYAGFRGLRTAVIDALPEAGGQITAMYPEKEIFDVAGFPSIRGRDLVANLVEQAAPFAPDYLLGAQAETLSYDGDLPVLGLAGREPVRAGAVLITGGIGSFSPRPLPAADVFTGTGVIYFVKHLADLAAQNVLIVGGGDSAFDWALALSPVAKSVTMVHRRDRFRAHAHTIAKVQELPVRIIVNAEVSQLLGDGVVTSAEITHKAAGSTETVPVDTVVAALGFTADLGPLTEWGLRLDRRHILVDSTMATNLPRVFAAGDITEYPGKVRLIATGFGEAATAVNNAAVVIDPTARVFPGHSSDAS, encoded by the coding sequence ATGCGGGACGTGGACATGGCGATCGTGGGCGCCGGTCCGACCGGGCTGTTCGCGGCGTACTACGCCGGCTTCCGCGGCCTGCGCACGGCGGTGATCGACGCGCTGCCCGAGGCCGGCGGCCAGATCACCGCGATGTACCCAGAGAAGGAGATCTTCGACGTCGCTGGGTTCCCCAGCATCCGGGGGCGGGACCTGGTGGCGAACCTGGTCGAGCAGGCTGCCCCGTTCGCGCCTGACTATCTGCTCGGCGCCCAGGCGGAAACCCTCAGCTACGACGGCGACCTGCCGGTGCTCGGCCTTGCCGGGCGGGAGCCGGTGCGGGCCGGGGCGGTCCTGATCACCGGCGGGATCGGCAGCTTCAGCCCACGCCCGCTGCCGGCGGCCGATGTCTTCACCGGCACCGGGGTGATCTACTTCGTCAAACATCTGGCGGACCTCGCCGCCCAGAACGTGTTGATCGTCGGCGGCGGCGACTCGGCCTTCGACTGGGCGCTTGCGCTCTCGCCCGTCGCAAAATCGGTGACCATGGTGCACCGGCGCGACCGGTTCCGGGCGCACGCCCACACCATCGCCAAGGTGCAGGAGCTCCCGGTGCGGATCATCGTGAACGCGGAGGTGAGCCAGCTGCTCGGCGACGGCGTGGTGACCTCGGCCGAGATCACCCACAAGGCCGCGGGCAGCACTGAGACGGTCCCGGTCGACACGGTCGTCGCGGCGCTCGGCTTCACCGCGGACCTGGGGCCGCTCACCGAGTGGGGGCTGCGGCTGGACCGCCGGCACATCCTGGTCGACTCGACGATGGCGACCAACCTGCCGCGGGTCTTCGCCGCCGGCGACATCACCGAGTACCCCGGCAAGGTGCGCCTGATCGCCACCGGGTTCGGCGAGGCCGCTACCGCGGTCAACAACGCGGCCGTCGTGATCGACCCGACCGCCCGGGTCTTCCCCGGCCACTCCTCGGACGCCAGCTGA
- a CDS encoding DMT family transporter has translation MPRRRALGVALAAASGLAMALQARINGELAVQIGDGVAAATISFAVGLVVLAAIVFGSPYGRRGLRAVREQLRAGTLRWWHCLGGLAGGFVVATQGLTVASLGVAVFTVTLVAGQSTSSLLVDRTTLPPSGPQAVTRTRVIGAGLCVLAVVVSVADRLGSPQTLGLALLPLAAGFGIAWQQAVNGRVRAAGGSTWPATFINFLTGLLGLLLGFGIGVLVRGWPGGDLPSEPWLYAGGLLGIAVIAVGAAVVRFTGVLLLGLAAISGQVLGALLLDLLVPADTPPAVNTYAGALLALTAVGIATLGSRRPARPTQS, from the coding sequence ATGCCCCGGCGCCGGGCGCTCGGCGTCGCGCTCGCTGCCGCCTCCGGCCTGGCGATGGCGTTGCAGGCGCGGATCAACGGCGAACTAGCGGTCCAGATCGGCGACGGGGTCGCCGCCGCAACGATCTCGTTCGCGGTGGGCCTGGTGGTGCTGGCGGCGATCGTCTTCGGCTCACCGTACGGCCGCCGCGGGCTGCGGGCGGTGCGGGAACAGCTACGCGCCGGCACCCTGCGCTGGTGGCACTGCCTCGGCGGACTCGCGGGCGGCTTCGTGGTCGCCACCCAGGGGCTCACCGTCGCCTCGCTCGGCGTGGCGGTCTTCACGGTCACCTTGGTCGCCGGTCAGTCCACCAGCAGCCTGCTGGTGGACCGGACCACATTGCCGCCCAGCGGACCGCAGGCGGTCACCCGTACCCGGGTGATCGGGGCGGGGCTGTGCGTGCTGGCGGTGGTGGTGTCGGTCGCCGACCGGCTAGGCAGTCCGCAGACGCTGGGGCTGGCCCTGCTGCCGCTCGCCGCCGGCTTCGGCATCGCCTGGCAGCAGGCGGTCAACGGCCGGGTACGCGCGGCCGGTGGCTCCACCTGGCCGGCGACCTTCATCAACTTCCTGACCGGCCTGCTGGGGCTGCTGCTCGGGTTCGGCATCGGCGTGCTGGTCCGCGGCTGGCCCGGCGGCGATTTGCCGAGCGAGCCGTGGCTCTACGCCGGTGGGCTGCTCGGCATCGCGGTGATCGCGGTCGGCGCGGCGGTGGTCCGGTTCACCGGGGTGCTGCTGCTCGGGTTGGCCGCGATCTCCGGGCAGGTACTGGGCGCGCTCTTGCTCGACCTGTTGGTGCCGGCGGACACGCCGCCAGCGGTGAACACGTACGCGGGCGCGTTGCTGGCGCTGACCGCGGTCGGCATCGCCACGCTCGGCTCCCGCCGCCCCGCCCGGCCCACCCAGTCCTAG
- the glpX gene encoding class II fructose-bisphosphatase has protein sequence MPGCQRDLNAGGEVVPLTEQARQPQDLDRNLALDLVRVTEAAAMAAGRWVGRGDKEGGDGAAVDAMRRLINSIPMTGVVVIGEGEKDAAPMLYNGERVGDGSGPEMDVAVDPIDGTTLMSKGMPNALAVLAVAERGAMFDPSAVFYMEKLAVGPEAADVIDISAGVKENLRRVAQVKRSAVSELTVCILDRSRHSDLVDEVRDAGARIRFITDGDIAGAISAARESSDVDVLMGIGGTPEGIVTACAMKCMGGAIQARLWPHDDAERERLAASGLDPSVVLTTDDLVRGDNNFFVATGITSGDLLRGVRYRAGGAYTQSIVMRSKSGTIRVIDSYHRLEKLARYSMVDFDGHPLAEQA, from the coding sequence ATGCCAGGATGCCAAAGAGACTTGAACGCTGGCGGAGAGGTGGTCCCGTTGACCGAGCAGGCGCGTCAGCCACAGGATCTTGACCGCAACCTGGCGCTCGACCTGGTCCGGGTCACCGAGGCCGCGGCGATGGCCGCCGGCCGCTGGGTGGGCCGGGGCGACAAGGAGGGCGGCGACGGGGCAGCGGTGGACGCGATGCGCCGCCTGATCAACTCCATCCCGATGACCGGCGTGGTGGTGATCGGTGAGGGCGAGAAGGACGCCGCGCCGATGCTCTACAACGGGGAACGCGTCGGGGACGGCAGCGGCCCGGAGATGGATGTCGCGGTCGACCCGATCGACGGCACCACTCTGATGAGCAAGGGCATGCCGAACGCGCTGGCGGTGCTGGCGGTGGCCGAGCGCGGGGCGATGTTCGACCCGAGCGCGGTCTTCTACATGGAGAAGCTGGCGGTCGGCCCGGAGGCGGCCGATGTGATCGACATCAGCGCCGGGGTGAAGGAAAATCTCCGCCGGGTGGCGCAGGTCAAGCGCTCCGCCGTCTCCGAACTCACGGTCTGCATCCTCGACCGCTCCCGGCACAGCGACCTGGTCGACGAGGTGCGCGACGCGGGCGCCCGGATCCGATTCATCACCGACGGCGACATCGCGGGGGCGATCAGCGCCGCCCGGGAAAGCTCCGACGTGGACGTCCTGATGGGCATCGGCGGCACCCCCGAGGGCATCGTCACCGCCTGCGCGATGAAGTGCATGGGCGGCGCGATCCAGGCCCGGCTGTGGCCGCACGACGACGCCGAACGGGAGCGGCTGGCCGCCTCCGGGCTGGACCCGAGCGTGGTGCTCACCACCGACGACCTGGTCCGGGGCGACAACAACTTCTTCGTCGCGACCGGGATCACCTCCGGGGACCTGCTGCGGGGCGTCCGGTACCGGGCCGGCGGCGCCTACACCCAGTCGATCGTCATGCGGTCCAAGAGCGGCACCATCCGGGTGATCGACTCGTACCACCGGTTGGAGAAGCTGGCCCGCTACTCGATGGTGGACTTCGACGGCCATCCGCTGGCCGAGCAGGCCTAA
- a CDS encoding DUF4245 family protein — MGNEAPTDQPPARASRRPRDLIISLLVLLVPVLLLIGGYQILTGRTQPVAVDPAPAVAEAREAGLPAAGQPELDEQWVPISAAFAEPTTGASGGGTLRIGYVTPSDGSVQLIQSTLPADELLPADLPPEAAPAGNREIAGEPWQYYTGAGGEHALVLLEPELTIMVVGLGSEAELAELAAASAPD, encoded by the coding sequence GTGGGGAATGAAGCACCGACCGACCAGCCGCCGGCCCGAGCCAGCCGCCGGCCGCGAGATCTGATCATCTCACTGCTGGTGCTGCTGGTGCCGGTATTGCTACTGATCGGTGGGTATCAGATACTCACCGGTCGGACTCAGCCGGTGGCGGTCGACCCGGCCCCGGCGGTGGCCGAGGCGCGGGAGGCGGGGCTGCCCGCAGCCGGGCAGCCGGAACTCGACGAGCAGTGGGTGCCGATCAGCGCGGCCTTCGCCGAGCCGACGACGGGCGCCAGTGGCGGCGGAACGCTCCGGATCGGCTACGTCACCCCGTCTGACGGCAGCGTGCAGCTGATCCAGAGCACCCTGCCGGCCGACGAGCTGCTCCCCGCCGACCTGCCGCCCGAGGCGGCCCCGGCGGGCAACCGTGAGATCGCTGGTGAGCCGTGGCAGTACTACACCGGGGCTGGCGGTGAGCACGCTTTAGTGCTGCTCGAACCCGAGCTGACGATCATGGTGGTAGGGCTGGGCAGCGAAGCGGAGTTGGCCGAACTCGCCGCCGCCAGCGCACCCGACTGA
- a CDS encoding isocitrate lyase/PEP mutase family protein, whose product MVDLAEQRRGFRELHQSGTFVLPNAWDQGSARLLAQLGFPAVATTSSGLAASLGRADQQLHRDQLIEHVAALSSTVEIQVAVDAERGYAPDPDGVAATVELLAQAGASGVSIEDYDPVTGQIDRVEVAVERIAAAAAVCDRHGMVLTGRAENHLYGVADLADTIARLRAYRAAGAACVYAPGLGELAEITRVADEVDAPLNVLALRQGPAVPELARAGVRRVSTGGALAWAAYGALVRAAGELRDTGTSTFLDHALAPTLRDAAFPPEPLA is encoded by the coding sequence ATGGTTGACCTCGCCGAGCAGCGCCGGGGGTTCCGGGAGCTGCACCAGTCCGGCACCTTCGTGCTTCCGAACGCCTGGGATCAGGGCTCCGCGCGACTGCTGGCGCAGCTGGGATTCCCCGCGGTCGCGACCACCAGCTCCGGGCTGGCCGCCAGCCTGGGCCGCGCCGACCAGCAGCTCCACCGCGATCAGCTGATCGAGCACGTCGCCGCGCTCAGCTCGACCGTCGAGATCCAGGTCGCGGTGGATGCCGAGCGCGGCTACGCACCGGATCCCGACGGGGTGGCCGCCACGGTGGAGCTGCTCGCCCAGGCCGGCGCCAGCGGTGTGTCGATCGAGGACTACGACCCGGTAACCGGGCAGATCGACCGGGTCGAGGTCGCGGTCGAGCGGATCGCCGCGGCGGCCGCGGTCTGCGACCGCCACGGCATGGTCCTGACCGGCCGGGCGGAGAACCATCTCTACGGCGTGGCGGACCTGGCCGACACGATCGCCCGGCTCAGGGCGTACCGCGCGGCCGGTGCGGCCTGTGTCTACGCCCCTGGTCTGGGCGAGCTCGCGGAGATCACCCGGGTCGCGGACGAGGTCGACGCGCCGCTCAACGTACTCGCCCTCCGGCAGGGGCCAGCAGTGCCCGAGCTGGCCCGGGCGGGCGTCCGCCGAGTCTCCACCGGTGGCGCGCTGGCCTGGGCGGCCTACGGGGCGCTGGTGCGGGCTGCGGGCGAACTACGGGACACGGGCACCAGCACCTTCCTCGACCACGCCCTGGCTCCCACGCTCCGGGACGCCGCCTTCCCGCCCGAACCGCTGGCGTGA
- a CDS encoding exodeoxyribonuclease VII small subunit, producing the protein MTEQTPAAAAQPPGGAVVVPPELAELSYEQARSELATVVERLEAGGATLEEALTLWERGEALAQVCQQRLDGARARLDRATSEPPNG; encoded by the coding sequence ATGACCGAGCAGACTCCGGCCGCTGCCGCCCAGCCCCCCGGCGGCGCCGTGGTGGTGCCGCCCGAGTTGGCCGAGCTGAGCTACGAGCAGGCCCGGTCGGAGCTGGCCACCGTGGTGGAGCGGCTGGAGGCCGGCGGCGCCACCCTGGAGGAGGCGCTCACGCTCTGGGAGCGGGGCGAGGCGCTGGCCCAGGTGTGCCAGCAGCGGCTCGACGGCGCCCGCGCCCGCCTCGACCGCGCCACCAGCGAACCACCCAATGGTTGA
- a CDS encoding DUF3060 domain-containing protein — MRIKTAAVLVAGALALFGAGCGGDDAADDPDAPTTAPTPDPADSPDGDADGADDADDSGQAPTAFNEETASGSYECGGQDVTVNSETADLEFTGACGIVVINGDDAEVIIEEAEMIVVNGENASVVYGGDPEVVVNGENASAEAADAD, encoded by the coding sequence ATGCGGATCAAGACTGCCGCAGTGCTGGTCGCGGGGGCGCTGGCGCTGTTCGGCGCCGGGTGTGGCGGCGACGACGCAGCCGACGACCCGGACGCCCCCACCACGGCGCCGACGCCGGACCCAGCGGATTCGCCGGACGGTGACGCGGACGGCGCCGATGATGCGGACGATTCGGGCCAGGCTCCCACTGCGTTCAACGAGGAGACCGCCAGCGGCAGCTACGAATGCGGCGGCCAGGACGTCACGGTCAACAGCGAGACGGCCGACCTCGAGTTCACCGGGGCCTGCGGCATCGTGGTGATCAACGGCGACGACGCCGAGGTGATCATCGAGGAGGCCGAGATGATCGTGGTCAACGGCGAGAACGCGTCGGTTGTCTACGGCGGTGACCCGGAGGTCGTGGTGAACGGCGAAAACGCCTCTGCCGAGGCCGCCGACGCCGACTGA
- the cysC gene encoding adenylyl-sulfate kinase — protein sequence MSAGWVLPEGVLAQAPSYTPRPAELADLELLLTGAFAPLTSLPTSTDLRSISAHGTLADGTPWPVPVTLEVPTELISQLESDNPLRRALILTDTEGAPVAAVDVMDSWPTRDGMSGVGGPVRAMGESPRWAFKALRRTPQQVRDELPPGRVVGVVADQPLHRPQLAQIVHATRTLQAHLVVMIPTAGPPAAGLSSEALVRCVLAADDRLPTATVVTVPLRRRANEIHDALIRARVAQSYGVTHLLAGGPTLSGGGPRVLVPRELAYDSRDGQWRGRDDIPPRNQRAALTATEIDDLLDRGFPLPEWHTPPAVAKELARARPPRRHRGVVLFFTGLSGSGKSTIARGVAASLRETGERSVTVLDGDIVRRNLSAGLGFSKADRDRNIQRVGWVAAEIAKHRGMAICCPIAPYAAPRTEARAAALAAGAGFLLVWVATPLAVCEQRDRKGLYAKARAGELTGMTGVDDPYEEPADAELVVDTTKLSIDEAVGTVLGYLEEHGWIETARVA from the coding sequence ATGAGTGCCGGATGGGTGCTCCCCGAGGGGGTGCTGGCGCAGGCGCCCAGCTACACCCCCCGCCCGGCCGAGCTGGCCGATCTTGAGCTGCTACTCACCGGCGCCTTCGCGCCCCTGACCAGCCTGCCCACCAGCACCGACCTGCGCTCGATCAGCGCCCATGGCACCCTCGCCGACGGCACCCCCTGGCCGGTGCCGGTAACCCTGGAGGTGCCGACCGAGCTGATCTCCCAGCTCGAATCGGACAACCCGCTACGGCGGGCGCTGATCCTCACCGACACCGAGGGCGCACCGGTCGCCGCGGTGGACGTGATGGACAGCTGGCCCACCCGGGACGGCATGAGCGGGGTCGGTGGGCCGGTGCGGGCCATGGGCGAGTCGCCCCGGTGGGCCTTCAAGGCGCTACGCCGCACCCCGCAACAGGTCCGGGACGAACTCCCGCCGGGCCGGGTCGTGGGGGTGGTGGCCGACCAGCCGCTCCACCGGCCACAGCTGGCGCAGATCGTCCACGCCACCCGTACGTTGCAGGCGCACCTGGTGGTGATGATCCCCACCGCCGGTCCGCCGGCGGCCGGCCTGTCCAGCGAAGCGCTGGTGCGGTGTGTGCTCGCGGCCGACGACCGGTTGCCGACCGCCACCGTGGTCACGGTGCCGTTGCGCCGCCGCGCCAACGAAATCCACGATGCCCTGATCCGGGCGCGGGTGGCCCAGTCGTACGGGGTCACCCACCTGCTCGCGGGCGGCCCCACGCTCTCGGGCGGTGGCCCGCGGGTGCTGGTGCCCCGGGAGCTGGCCTACGACAGTCGGGACGGGCAGTGGCGGGGGCGGGACGACATCCCACCCCGCAACCAGCGCGCCGCGCTCACCGCGACCGAGATCGACGACCTGCTCGACCGGGGCTTTCCGCTGCCCGAGTGGCACACCCCACCGGCGGTCGCCAAAGAGCTGGCCCGGGCCCGCCCGCCGCGCCGGCACCGGGGGGTGGTGCTCTTCTTCACCGGGCTCTCCGGCTCCGGCAAGTCGACGATCGCCCGCGGGGTGGCGGCGTCGCTGCGGGAGACCGGCGAACGGTCGGTGACCGTGCTCGACGGCGACATCGTGCGCCGCAACCTCTCAGCTGGGCTGGGCTTCTCCAAAGCCGACCGGGACCGCAACATTCAACGGGTCGGCTGGGTGGCGGCCGAGATCGCCAAACACCGCGGCATGGCGATCTGCTGCCCGATCGCCCCGTACGCCGCGCCCCGGACCGAGGCCAGGGCGGCAGCGCTCGCGGCCGGCGCCGGCTTCCTCCTGGTCTGGGTCGCGACCCCGCTCGCGGTCTGCGAGCAGCGGGACCGGAAAGGCTTGTACGCCAAGGCCCGCGCCGGTGAGCTCACGGGCATGACCGGGGTGGACGACCCGTACGAGGAGCCGGCGGACGCCGAGTTGGTGGTCGACACCACCAAGCTCAGCATCGACGAGGCGGTCGGCACGGTGCTCGGCTATCTGGAGGAGCACGGCTGGATCGAGACCGCCCGGGTGGCCTGA